In the genome of Oryzias melastigma strain HK-1 linkage group LG19, ASM292280v2, whole genome shotgun sequence, the window NNNNNNNNNNNNNNNNNNNNNNNNNNNNNNNNNNNNNNNNNNNNNNNNNNNNNNNNNNNNNNNNNNNNNNNNNNNNNNNNNNNNNNNNNNNNNNNNNNNNNNNNNNNNNNNNNNNNNNNNNNNNNNNNNNNNNNNNNNNNNNNNNNNNNNNNNNNNNNNNNNNNNNNNNNNNNNNNNNNNNNNNNNNNNNNNNNNNNNNNNNNNNNNNNNNNNNNNNNNNNNNNNNNNNNNNNNNNNNNNNNNNNNNNNNNNNNNNNNNNNNNNNNNNNNNNNNNNNNNNNNNNNNNNNNNNNNNNNNNNNNNNNNNNNNNNNNNNNNNNNNNNNNNNNNNNNNNNNNNNNNNNNNNNNNNNNNNNNNNNNNNNNNNNNNNNNNNNNNNNNNNNNNNNNNNNNNNNNNNNNNNNNNNNNNNNNNNNNNNNNNNNNNNNNNNNNNNNNNNNNNNNNNNNNNNNNNNNNNNNNNNNNNNNNNNNNNNNNNNNNNNNNNNNNNNNNNNNNNNNNNNNNNNNNNNNNNNNNNNNNNNNNNNNNNNNNNNNNNNNNNNNNNNNNNNNNNNNNNNNNNNNNNNNNNNNNNNNNNNNNNNNNNNNNNNNNNNNNNNNNNNNNNNNNNNNNNNNNNNNNNNNNNNNNNNNNNNNNNNNNNNNNNNNNNNNNNNNNNNNNNNNNNNNNNNNNNNNNNNNNNNNNNNNNNNNNNNNNNNNNNNNNNNNNNNNNNNNNNNNNNNNNNNNNNNNNNNNNNNNNNNNNNNNNNNNNNNNNNNNNNNNNNNNNNNNNNNNNNNNNNNNNNNNNNNNNNNNNNNNNNNNNNNNNNNNNNNNNNNNNNNNNNNNNNNNNNNNNNNNNNNNNNNNNNNNNNNNNNNNNNNNNNNNNNNNNNNNNNNNNNNNNNNNNNNNNNNNNNNNNNNNNNNNNNNNNNNNNNNNNNNNNNNNNNNNNNNNNNNNNNNNNNNNNNNNNNNNNNNNNNNNNNNNNNNNNNNNNNNNNNNNNNNNNNNNNNNNNNNNNNNNNNNNNNNNNNNNNNNNNNNNNNNNNNNNNNNNNNNNNNNNNNNNNNNNNNNNNNGTTTCCTGAAGTTTGCAGTGTCCTGGATAGCAGTCGTCACACACGGGAGTGCTAGAGACGCCGTCAGGTGGAGCGGCAGCCATCTTTTCTACTCTCCCATCAGCtacatttaattattaaaacatgttttattttagaagatCTCCCTGGTCTCCTTTCTTCTCTACAGTGCTACAATTGGTTTTTGTGCCATAAATCTCTTAAACGTTGATGAAATGTAGCAGAAATGACTGGAGATCTCTGCAGAGGGAAGTCTTATATAAAGATGGGGAACTCCACATTCAGTGCAATGGGGATTTGTGTTTCATCCTCCAAGACATTATCCCACAGAATCCCCATTGAGAAGCTCAAAAGTCATATTTCAGTTGAACAGATAAACTCAAAATATCAGATTAATGAACTCAAACACTtccaaaaatgtatgaaatgtgTAGCCTATAGCTTTTGCATTACACATCTGTCCATAACACGGTTGAGATGACATAATGAATCAAGTGTAGATTTTCATTAAAAGCTTGACATTTAACTCATTTAGCACTTTAGAAACATATAGCTTACTtgtcaaaaaaagagaacagaTTTTATGAGTTTTTGCTGGACATGAAATGTACCACTAAATATAGAATGACCCACCCACAAACATTTGAGCTGGTCCCCCCCATCAAAGACTGCAGGGTATGCAATTGAAAGTCAAACTTCGTCTGAGGAGAACTGCTTGTGGTTCCAGGAACATTTGCGCTGTTATTGTGCGACATCTTCAGCATGCCTTCATCTCCAAACATTCATCCTATCACACCTGCTtggattcagattttttaaatgttgcactTATATGTTCATGAAGACAGTAAGACTTAGGGCTCCTGAAAGGTTTTGGAACTTACAAGTGATTTATTACTTGTCTTGTTTCTTAAACTCTTCATGAGCGATATTTCTCTGACCTGTTCCTGAGGTAACGGACAAAATCAGGATGGTAGATCTTGAGCTTTTCTGCAGACACGTCCTCTCCAAAGTACTTTTTCGGACTGAAAAGAAAGTTTCAGGTTAGACAAACTGTTTGACAGACTGACGTTTTAAAGACCAACtgcaatgaaaactgtgttttgtggtttttattgtgttcttgtgattttttttcatggaggacatttatgaagaaaattatgattaaaattgtTATTGTCCACAACTCAGGCTAATTTCTGAtgaaatgacaggtttttggattttgcgAAAGAAcatcataatcatgattaagaGACCACTGCCATTGTTAAAGTAGATTATTGGAGTTGGACTGAGCCTGTTTCTGTCCAGAGTCAGAGCTGAGAAACGGAAGGTCATCTCATTCTACACAATCATGGTACATGCTGTTAGAAACCTTCAGACTTTTGGTGGTTCCTGCACAAATCTTTTTAGGCCATGAGTGCTCAGGCTACCTCTGGCTCCAAGTTCCACCAGAGTGATAACTTTGAATGACATCATGCTTGTTGGGCCCGAACAAAATCAAGCAAAACTACTCTCTGCCTTATATTGaataaagaacaaacaaacaaaaaaaaagagtgaagtGATGGTTCTGCCGATTCACAGAAACCAAGAAAGGCGTCGAGTGCTTCTTACTCTCTGTTCCTCTCAGCCCCCCTCTCCACCAAGGTGTGTGTTGCCGCTGCCTTTGCCAGCAGGTAATCCCGGTCATGATCTGGGAGGAAGACGTATCTGGTTTCCTGGCCAGGAGCAGCACAGCATTTGTGAGGCTTTACAACAGCATTTCATGAGAGAGGCCTCGCATTTCCCTCTCCTGACCTTGGACACAGGAGGCCTCCTGTAGCCATATCTGGAGTAGCTCCTCATGGAGTTCATCAGTGTGTTTGTGGAGAAGGTGTAGTGAGTGGTCCGGGAGCCCACGTCCTCCTCGAAGCCCTTGATGACAGCGCCGTTGGTCCTGATGAGGGTCAATTCCAGCAGACAACAAAAACGCTGAGTCAGGGCTCATACTTGGTTTGACCTGAGGAGTCgcctttgttttaaattcaaaccaATTAATCAAATTAAGGTATTGTTTTAAACATAACTTGCACAACAAAGTCAGCATGTTTTCCTTTAGCGCCAAAGAAAGTGTTTGaggactttaaaaacagatgattCAAAGAGCTGACCATCACAGCAAAACTAGACTTCTGTTTCCCATTCTGAAGCACCCCACCCTGCTAAAAGAAATCAGACTGCTGCCTCCTTCTACCTGAAGATGTAGTGGTGATCGTCTATCTCCTTGCCTTTCTTTGAGCCATTCAGAATCCCTCCGTTTCCAACCACAGCGCAGCGCCTGCAGCGTGCGTCGTTGCTGCGGCTCTGCCAGTCGTCCAGCATCTCCTGGTTGGCAGACGTGTTGAGGACAGACAGAGTTTCCACCAGAGCTGGAGACACCAAGACAGAAATGATCTGGCTCTTCAACCAAACCCAGGGAAGAATAATGTATTTTACAGTCATTTGACTATTCCAGATTCACATCATTATATGGTATCACCAACTATCTCAAGACATGATGGTCGCTCTGATACGACAGTCCTAGAGACACACAAGACCCTGTGAAGCAAATGTGATCATTTCAAATGGCCCTGCTTCATTGGTAGACACAGGCTGAGAGGTTTGGTCCAGCTGGAATCTGTGAAGCAATGTAAGCAGTTTGGGTGTTTAAGTGTGTCGTCATCAAATACTGACCAAATCACATGTCTTTCTCACCAGTCACAATGTCTCCAGTAACATAAGTAAAGGAGTCCTTTCATGTGTTCCAAGTCAAATTCTCAAAAATtgctcaaaaaatgtaaatgctcTTAAAATAGTTATTCAGTTAATAAACATTCTGTAAGCATACTAGTAAAAGATGAAACTAGTAGATCCAGAAACAGCTGCTGGTGCTGAAAGCACAAAGGctcaaaatcaaagtaaaaaacagcAAAGGTTGAATCTCTAAATGAGAACAGAGACAAATCCTGATGTTCCTAACTTAAGAAGAAATATTTCATCTCAAGCCAGAAGCCTTTCTACAGTACAGTTTAAtgttaaggaaaaataaagaatcaGATTGGTTTTGAGAAAAACTCTTGGAATAAATCAGCATTACAGAAGAGCTGAGTGGActgaatgccatttttttaagagatgtgaaaaataaacagtggCATGTGAACTCTGGAATGAGTGCTACAATCTACCTGCTATATGAAAAAAGGTAAGTCATAGAGTCAGTGACTAACAATCAGAGACTGCAGGGAAGGGGAAGTATGAAGTTACCTGAAACACAGCTACAAGCATGGACTTGAATTTGCCAAGAAATGTTGTAACATGTTAGAAAAATATCATCTTCTGAAGCCTGATACAAAAgaaatctgaatttttgttgAGTCTTTCTTAGATGGGAGAAAAGTTCTGCCGTTTCACTAGAGGAGGCAGCCAAAAGGCTGATCCATCTGGAAAGTGTCTTTTTGcacttttgatttgtgaaacCTTTCTGCAGGGACAAGACAATACAGGACAGCTGGAAGAAAACAAACGTGAAACCACAATCCACTTAGCAGCAAACTGTTATAATCCTAACAGATGGGACCCTTCTCTCATCCGAGTACTAGACACTAAAGATGTGAGATGCAACACAGTTAGGAATAGCTTCTCCTCTGCTTTCAATATATAAGAACTCACTTTTGAAGTCGACGCCTCCCCAGCCGTGAGTTCCTGGATAACGTCTCAGTCGCTGGTACTGCTCAGGAGCTGCATGTTTGAGCGACTGTACGACTGGAATCTGCTCCAGAAATCTCTTCCCAAACTCTGAGCTCTTGACTCGGGCTCGGATGCCGTCAGGACAGAGCTGTGGAGCACAGAGAACACAGCCGGGACGTCAGCAAACCACAAACCGTCTGCGAGTCCACCGTGGTCAGGCCGAAAACGGTTTCTCAAATTCACATCCAGACTTCAATCTCTGAGCTAAAGAGAGAACAGCGCTGAAAACAGCAGCAAGGCTGGAGGCAAATGTGCatgtactaaaaaaaacagttcccAAGAgacccaaaaaatgaaaaacatataaaaaaaggaaacttttcttTGCTTAACCCATAAGTCTATAAGAGATTGTCTCTAGAACAGCTAAAAACCATTCATTCATACTGCAAACAAACCTaatcaacaaaataaacagttcGTTCTTCATTAATAAGTGGACAACCACAGCAGAAAC includes:
- the st6galnac gene encoding alpha-N-acetylgalactosaminide alpha-2,6-sialyltransferase 2 isoform X4, whose translation is MMALLRKFLVAVAVVSCILCIYVLFLNLEWTSPAVTPVRIQDVTQRTHSSSEEPKELHGRQNNHYQLLVSTPPTKVLPVQNLKTQAATVLQVHKQVQGNVSTSPFWSDKLKKANKSTGVQPTKPAGPKDPPYVGDFYMSENVSLHTLCPDGIRARVKSSEFGKRFLEQIPVVQSLKHAAPEQYQRLRRYPGTHGWGGVDFKTLVETLSVLNTSANQEMLDDWQSRSNDARCRRCAVVGNGGILNGSKKGKEIDDHHYIFRTNGAVIKGFEEDVGSRTTHYTFSTNTLMNSMRSYSRYGYRRPPVSKETRYVFLPDHDRDYLLAKAAATHTLVERGAERNRDPKKYFGEDVSAEKLKIYHPDFVRYLRNRSEKYRS
- the st6galnac gene encoding alpha-N-acetylgalactosaminide alpha-2,6-sialyltransferase 2 isoform X3; this translates as MMALLRKFLVAVAVVSCILCIYVLFLNLEWTSPAVTPVRIQDVTQRTHSSSEEPKELHGRQNNHYQLLVSTPPTKVLPVQNLKTQAATVLQVHKQVQGNVSTSPFWSDKLKKANKSTGVQPTKPAGPKDPPYVGDFYMSENVSLHTLCPDGIRARVKSSEFGKRFLEQIPVVQSLKHAAPEQYQRLRRYPGTHGWGGVDFKTLVETLSVLNTSANQEMLDDWQSRSNDARCRRCAVVGNGGILNGSKKGKEIDDHHYIFRTNGAVIKGFEEDVGSRTTHYTFSTNTLMNSMRSYSRYGYRRPPVSKETRYVFLPDHDRDYLLAKAAATHTLVERGAERNRDPKKYFGEDVSAEKLKIYHPDFVRYLRNSVLSSFDLWKRKK